From the Egibacteraceae bacterium genome, the window ACGACCTCACGACGCTTGCGATCGTCCACCTCGTCGAGGGGCAGGCGACCTACGCGTTCCACGCCGCCGAGGCCGCCGACCGGGGCCTGCTGCCCAGCCACCTCGCCGGTCTCCCGGGCGGCGGCGCGCTGCCTGACGGCTCGGCGCTCCACGTCGGTTCGCTCGGCCTCGTCCTCGAGCCGGTCGCCTCGACCCTCGAGGGCCTGCTTCGCCGGGAGTCCGGGCGGCGGCTCGTCACCCTCGACCCGAACGTGCGCCCCGGGCTCGTCGCCGACCGCGACGCGTACCGGCGGCGGTTCGAGCGGCAGGTGGCGCTCGTCGACGTCGTGAAGGCGAGCGAGGAGGACCTCGCGTGGCTGTACCCCGGCGTCGCCGAGGAGGACGTCGTCGCCCGCTGGCTGGCCGCCGGCGTGCGGCTCGTCGTCGTGACCGCCGGCGGCGAAGGCGCCCGCGCGACGACACCCGCCGGCGCGGCGCGGGTCGGCGCCCCGCCCGTGGCGGTCGTCGACACCGTCGGCGCCGGCGACGCCTTCACGGCGGGTGTGCTCGCCCACCTCCACGACCACGCCGCGCTCGACCGCGAGGCGGTCGGCGCCCTCGGCACGGACGGCCTGGCCGCGCTGCTCGACGCCGCGGCGGCCGTGGCCGCCGACACCTGCACGCGGCCCGGCGCCGACCCGCCGCGGCGCGCCCAGCTCGGCCGGCCCCCGCGGGGCGGGGGGCCGCCTGAGGCGACGATGCGGATGACCGACCTCGTCGAGCGGGCACGGGCGCTCGCCGTGCCCGGGCAGCGGCGCCTGCTCGGCGTCACCGGCCCCCCCGGCGCCGGCAAGTCGACCGTCGCCGCGGCGCTCGTCGCGGCCCTCGGGCCGCACAAGGCGGTCCTCGTGCCGATGGACGGCTTCCACCTGTCGAACGAGGCCCTGCGGGCCCTCGGTCGGCAGGGGCGAAAGGGCGCCTGGGACACCTTCGACGCCGGCGGCTTCGCGCACCTCCTTCGCCGGCTGCGCGCCGGTGACGAGGCCGTCGTCTACGCTCCCGACTTCGACCGCGACCTCGAGGAGCCGATCGGCTCTGCCCTGCCGGTCCCCCGTGAGGTCGCCCTCGTGGTCACGGAGGGCAACTACCTCCTGCTCGACCGCGGGCCGTGGGCGGGCGTCGGCGGCCTGCTCGACGAGACGTGGTACCTCGACGCCCCCGACGACGCCCGGCTCGCGCGGCTCGCCCGCCGCCACGAGCAGCACGGAAAGCCCCCCGAGCAGGCGCTCGCGTGGGCCCATGGCAGCGACCAGGCCAACGCCGAGCTCATCGCCGCCACCCGCCCGCGCGCCGACCTCGTCGTGCGCCTCGCCGGGTAACCCCCGCCACGCCGCCCGCAGCGCGCCGCCACGCCGGCGAGCGCGACGGCGTAGGCTGGACAGACCGGACACGGTCGGGATGCCGGGAGGCGGGGCGTGGAGACCTGGGTCGTCGTTGGGCTCGTCGCGGCCGTGCTCGTGTGGCTTGCGGCCGTCTACAACCGCCTCGTCGCGACCCGCAACAAGGTGGAGGAGGCATGGTCGGGCATCGACGTGCAGCTCACCCGCCGCGCCGACCTCGTCCCCCAGCTCGTCGAGACGGTGAAGGGCTACCAGCTCCACGAGCAGCAGGTGCTCGCATCGGTGACCGACGCGCGCACCCGAGCGGTGCAGGCGGAGGGTCCACGCGCGTCGGGCCGCGCGGACGACCTGCTCGAAGGCGCCCTGCAGCGGCTGTTCGCCGTCGCCGAGGCCTACCCCGACCTCAAGGCGAGCGAGAGCTTCCTCTCCCTGCAGCGCGACCTCGTCACGCTCGAAGAGGACATCTCGTTCGCCCGGCGCTACTACAACGCGCTCGTCGAGCGGCTCAACACGGCGATCCAGCGGTTCCCCACGATGCTCGTCGCCGGGCCGCTCGGGTTCCGGCCGGCCGAGTACTTCAAGGCCGACGCCGACGCCGCCCACGCGCCCGCGGCGGGGTTCCGGCCATGACGGGCAGCCGCCGTGCCGTCTTCGCGCTGCTCGCGTCCCTGCCGCTGGTGCTCCTCGCCGCTCCCGCAACCGCGCAGGACACCGGCTGGGTGATCGACCGCTTCGACACGACCATCCGGGTCCGCCCCGACGCCGCCGTGGAGGTGACCGAGGTCATCGCGGTCGACTTCCAGGGGCTCGAGCGCCACGGCATCTTCCGCGTCATCCCCGCCCGCTACCGGCTGTCCACCGACGAGGAGCGCGCGCAGGTGCCGGCCGGCCTCGACCCCCAGGACTTCCTCCGGGCGATCGACATCTCCGGGATCCGCGTGACCTCCACCGCCCCCGCCGACACCGAGATCACCCGCCCCAACCGCCTCGGCGAGGCGAACGTGCGTATCCGCATCGGCGACCCCGACGTTACCGTCACCGGGCGGCAGGAGTACCGCATCAGTTACGAGGTACGGGGCGCGCTGAACCGCTTCGACGACGTCGCCGAGCTCGCGTGGAACGCCACGGGCGACGACTGGCCCGTGCCGATCCGCCGGGCGCACGCGGTGGTCGAGGGACCGGAGATCCTCCGAGCGTCGTGCTCCCGCGGCCCGCAGGGTTCCTCGCAATCTTGCGAGGAGACTCCCGTCGCGCCCGCCGGCGGGAGCGTCACCTTCGCGACGGGCGAGCTGGCACCCGAGGAGGGCATGACCGTCACGGTCGGGTTCGCGGCGGGAGCCGTCGACGTGCCACCGCCGATGCTGATCGAGCAGTGGGACCTCGGACGCTCGCTCACCGGAAGCCCCGCCGCTGTCCCGCTAGCCGCCCTCACCTCCCTGCTCGGCTTCGGCGCAGTCGGGCTCCTCGCCTACCGGCAGGGCCGCGACCAGGGCACGAGGGGCGGGCTCACGGTCGACGGCCGGCCCGACCAAGACGCACCGGCCCGGCGCAGCCTGATCGGACCGCGGCCGACGCCGGTGCGCTACCGCCCTCCCGAGGACCTGCGACCTGCGCAGCTCGGGGTGGTCGTCGACGAGCGCGTCGACCCCGTCGACGTGAGCGCGACGATCGTTGACCTCGCCGTCCGCGGCTACCTCACCATCGAGGAGACGCGCAAGGGCCTGCTGGGGCGCAAGCGCGACTGGACCCTGAAGCGCACCGACAAGGTCGACGCCGGACTGCTCGACTACGAGCGCACGTTGCTCGGCGCGCTGTTCAAAGAGGGCCACCGCGTCGAGCTGTCCGACCTCAAAGGCTCGTTCGCCTCCGACTACGAGAAGGTGAGCAAGCGGCTCTACACCGACGCGGTGGCGCGCGGCTGGTTCCCCCGCAGTCCCGAGCACACCCGGACGCTGTGGCTCGGCCTCGGGATCGTGGCGCTCGTCGTGACGGGCGGGCTCGCGGTGCTCGCCTCGCTCTACACGACCGCGGCGCTCGCGGTCGTGCCCCTCGTCGCCGCGGCGCTCGTCCTCACGCTCGCGCACCGGTGGATGCCCCACCGCACGCCGGAGGGAAGCCGCCTGCTCGCCGAGACGCTGGGGTTCCGGGAGTTCATCAGGACGGCGGAGGCCGGCCGCATGGAGTTCGCCGAGCAGGAGAACCTCTTCGTGACCTACCTCCCCTACGCGGTGGTGTTCGGCGCGGTCGAGCGGTGGGCGGCAGCGTTCAGGCACCTCGGCACGGCGGCGGCCACGGGCGTCGGCACGTGGTACGTCAGCCCGGGCGGCTACCACGACTTCGGCGCGCTCGCGGGCGGGCTGGCGAGCTTCTCGCACAGCGTCGGTTCCGACCTGTCGTACTCGCCGTCGAGCAGCTCGGGTGGCGGCTCCGGCGGCGGCTTCGGCGGGGGTGGCGGTGGATCCTGGTAGCCCGCCGGTCGCGCCGCGACCGTGGCCGCGGCGCCCGTAGGATGCCGTTATGGCCTCCGACCGCTTCGCCGCCTTCACCACTCGCCTGCGTCAGCTGGGCCAGGCGTTCTCGAACACCCGCAAGGTCGACCCGAAGCTCGTGCCGCTCGTCGTCGGCATCCCCCTCGCGGTGCTCGCCGTGTGCGTCGGGCTGGGGCTGCTGCTCGATCGGCCGGTCGGCGCGACGGTGCTTGGCGTCCTCCTCGCCCTCATGACGGCCCTCGCCGTGTTCGGCCGGCGGGCCTCGAAGGCGATGCTGAGCTCGATAGAGGGTCAGCCCGGCGCTGCGGCAGCGGTGCTGCAGACCATGCGCGGCAAGTGGCGCGTCACCCCGGCGGTGGCCTTCACGCGCAAGCAGGCGTTCGTGCACCGGGTGGTCGGGCGGCCAGGAGTCGTCCTCGTCGGCGAGGGCGCTCCCGCACGGGTGCGCTCCCTGCTCCGGCAGGAGGCCCGCAAGGTCGCGCGGGTGGTGGGCGACACGCCCGTGCACGAGGTCAGCGTCGGCGACGGCGAGGGGCAGGTGCCCCTCGACAAGCTCCAGGCGCACCTCGCCAAGCTTCGGCGCGCCGTGCGCCCCCGCGACCTCCCGGCGCTCGACAACCGGCTGAAGGCGCTCGGCGACCGCGACGTGCCCCTGCCGAAGGGCCCGATGCCCCGGGGCAAGCGCCGGATGTAGGCCCTCAGGGGGTCGGCGCCGCCGCGGCGGGCGGCACGCGGGGGGCGGCGCCCACGGACCGGGCGGCGCGCACCGCCAGGGGCAGTCCCACCGCGAGGACCGCCACCGCCTGGGCGCTGTGGAGGACCGCCAGTCCCGGCTCGAACGCCGCTCCGGCGGTGAGGGTGTACTCGACGAGCGACACGACCCGCAGGACCAGCAGGGTGGCGGCGAGGAGGGCGAGGGCGAGCGCCCACTCCGGCGCCCTGGCGGGCCGGCGCCTCCCGCTGGCGGCGAGGTGCGCGCCGCCGACGACCACCAGGGCGATCGACCACATTCCGGGCAAGTCGAGGGCATGGTGGTGGACGACCTGCCGGCCGAGGGCCAGGAAGGTCACCGCCGTGTCGGCGGCCACTCCGGCAGCCAGGGCGAGCAGCCACGGGCCCGGGCGCAGCGGCGGCGCGTCACGGTGGAACCCGGCGACCAACGCGAGCACGACGACGCCGGTGGCGACGATGGCCATGAGCCAGGTGTACGGCATCGACGTCGGCGGGAACGGGTCCGGGGTCGCCACCGCGAGGAGGAGATCGAGCGCGAAGGGCATCAGCAGGCCGAGCCCCGCGAGCGCGCCCGCCCAGCGCCGCCGGCCCGCCACGAGGGCGAGGTAGGCGAAGACCCACGGCAGCCATGCGACGGTCCCCGCCACCTGCCAGCCCGCCCACGGGTGGGTGAGGTCCATGACGTCGGCGGGCAGCGCCGGCCAGGGCAGCCAGCCGGCGTGCCACAGCAGCTGCCACCCACCTCGCGCCGCGGGAACCGCGAAGGCGAGCAGCGCCACCACGGCCGCCAGCCGGACCGCCTGCCCCCACAGCCGCGATCGCGGGGGGGCGTCCATGCCCCCGAGGCGCAGCCGGACGGCCAACCCGACGATGCTCGCCACCTCCGAGCGTGGCGGACGCCCGCAGCAGTCGCGGTACTCCGCTTCCTCCGGGTCGTCGGTGGCCATCCTCGCGAGGAGGGTGGCGACCATCTCCTCCTCCCACGCCCCCCGGTACGCGGCGGGCAGGAGCCGCAGCACCCGGCGGTAGCGGCGCTCGAGCTCGCTCACGCGGTGCCGCCCGCGTGCTGTGGCCGCCACGCCCGCAGCCG encodes:
- a CDS encoding nucleoside/nucleotide kinase family protein, with the translated sequence MRSAAGETTPAAGETTPAVVVAGDALVDLTPATTVRGGRAYEPHPGGSCLNVAVGLGRLGVPTAFLGRLSTDRFGGLLREHLAASGVSARYVLPTDDLTTLAIVHLVEGQATYAFHAAEAADRGLLPSHLAGLPGGGALPDGSALHVGSLGLVLEPVASTLEGLLRRESGRRLVTLDPNVRPGLVADRDAYRRRFERQVALVDVVKASEEDLAWLYPGVAEEDVVARWLAAGVRLVVVTAGGEGARATTPAGAARVGAPPVAVVDTVGAGDAFTAGVLAHLHDHAALDREAVGALGTDGLAALLDAAAAVAADTCTRPGADPPRRAQLGRPPRGGGPPEATMRMTDLVERARALAVPGQRRLLGVTGPPGAGKSTVAAALVAALGPHKAVLVPMDGFHLSNEALRALGRQGRKGAWDTFDAGGFAHLLRRLRAGDEAVVYAPDFDRDLEEPIGSALPVPREVALVVTEGNYLLLDRGPWAGVGGLLDETWYLDAPDDARLARLARRHEQHGKPPEQALAWAHGSDQANAELIAATRPRADLVVRLAG
- a CDS encoding LemA family protein gives rise to the protein METWVVVGLVAAVLVWLAAVYNRLVATRNKVEEAWSGIDVQLTRRADLVPQLVETVKGYQLHEQQVLASVTDARTRAVQAEGPRASGRADDLLEGALQRLFAVAEAYPDLKASESFLSLQRDLVTLEEDISFARRYYNALVERLNTAIQRFPTMLVAGPLGFRPAEYFKADADAAHAPAAGFRP
- a CDS encoding DUF2207 domain-containing protein, whose translation is MTGSRRAVFALLASLPLVLLAAPATAQDTGWVIDRFDTTIRVRPDAAVEVTEVIAVDFQGLERHGIFRVIPARYRLSTDEERAQVPAGLDPQDFLRAIDISGIRVTSTAPADTEITRPNRLGEANVRIRIGDPDVTVTGRQEYRISYEVRGALNRFDDVAELAWNATGDDWPVPIRRAHAVVEGPEILRASCSRGPQGSSQSCEETPVAPAGGSVTFATGELAPEEGMTVTVGFAAGAVDVPPPMLIEQWDLGRSLTGSPAAVPLAALTSLLGFGAVGLLAYRQGRDQGTRGGLTVDGRPDQDAPARRSLIGPRPTPVRYRPPEDLRPAQLGVVVDERVDPVDVSATIVDLAVRGYLTIEETRKGLLGRKRDWTLKRTDKVDAGLLDYERTLLGALFKEGHRVELSDLKGSFASDYEKVSKRLYTDAVARGWFPRSPEHTRTLWLGLGIVALVVTGGLAVLASLYTTAALAVVPLVAAALVLTLAHRWMPHRTPEGSRLLAETLGFREFIRTAEAGRMEFAEQENLFVTYLPYAVVFGAVERWAAAFRHLGTAAATGVGTWYVSPGGYHDFGALAGGLASFSHSVGSDLSYSPSSSSGGGSGGGFGGGGGGSW
- a CDS encoding DUF4191 domain-containing protein yields the protein MASDRFAAFTTRLRQLGQAFSNTRKVDPKLVPLVVGIPLAVLAVCVGLGLLLDRPVGATVLGVLLALMTALAVFGRRASKAMLSSIEGQPGAAAAVLQTMRGKWRVTPAVAFTRKQAFVHRVVGRPGVVLVGEGAPARVRSLLRQEARKVARVVGDTPVHEVSVGDGEGQVPLDKLQAHLAKLRRAVRPRDLPALDNRLKALGDRDVPLPKGPMPRGKRRM